Proteins encoded in a region of the Elizabethkingia bruuniana genome:
- a CDS encoding glycogen/starch synthase, which produces MPNQKILYVTSELFPYQEDSNMATMVNKMALRMYNDGNDVRVFMPRFGMISERKFQLHEVIRLSGMNIIINDLDQPLLIKVASLPNERMQVYFIDNEEYFKRKQLYFDDEGVAFSDNDERAIFFARGVIETIKKLNWVPDVIHLNGWMASFIPLYLKTFYKNDDYFKDTKLVVSIYNEKDAAFENNIEEKLKFDNIEGLTALDKPSFRKFVGESLQLVDIVLKGDESLEDDLESMYTGTTSDKKDFVSADAINQVY; this is translated from the coding sequence ATGCCGAACCAGAAAATTCTATACGTCACTTCCGAGCTATTTCCGTACCAAGAAGACAGTAACATGGCTACGATGGTGAATAAGATGGCCTTGAGAATGTACAATGACGGAAATGATGTTCGTGTTTTCATGCCAAGATTTGGAATGATCAGCGAGCGTAAATTTCAGCTTCACGAAGTGATTCGTCTATCAGGGATGAACATCATCATCAACGACCTTGACCAGCCTTTGTTAATTAAAGTTGCCTCTTTACCAAACGAAAGAATGCAGGTGTACTTTATCGATAACGAGGAATATTTCAAGAGAAAACAACTTTATTTCGATGATGAAGGAGTCGCTTTTTCAGATAATGACGAGCGCGCAATTTTCTTCGCAAGAGGAGTTATCGAAACAATTAAAAAACTAAACTGGGTACCGGATGTTATCCACCTGAATGGCTGGATGGCTTCATTCATTCCGTTATACCTTAAAACGTTCTATAAGAACGATGACTATTTTAAAGATACTAAGCTTGTTGTTTCCATCTACAATGAGAAAGATGCAGCCTTTGAAAATAATATTGAAGAAAAACTAAAATTTGACAATATCGAAGGACTTACTGCGTTAGATAAACCAAGCTTCAGAAAATTTGTCGGAGAAAGTCTTCAGTTAGTAGATATTGTACTGAAAGGAGATGAATCTTTGGAAGATGATCTGGAATCTATGTATACTGGTACTACATCCGACAAAAAGGATTTTGTAAGTGCCGACGCTATTAACCAAGTGTACTAA